The Euphorbia lathyris chromosome 8, ddEupLath1.1, whole genome shotgun sequence genome has a window encoding:
- the LOC136203986 gene encoding uncharacterized protein gives MLNCCLWDKLVCRTLDVAANILLAEDPSLKRFKSNRRGVRTVKRVGDFLIIVVVAGMHYRDEGRMIKTRVEKKSFNSNELNVRYCFKFVLDKERRGDYLGKTVQVVPHITDAIQEWIERVAIIPVDGKEGPADVCVIELGGTIGDIESMPFIEALGQFSYRVGTGNFCLIHVSLVPVINVVGEQKTKPTQHSVRG, from the exons ATGTTAAATTGCTGTTTGTGGGATAAACTAGTATGCAGAACTCTAGATGTTGCTGCTAATATT CTCTTGGCGGAAGACCCATCTCTTAAGCGATTCAAATCAAATAGGAGGGGCGTGCGGACAGTTAAACGAGTTGGTGATTTTCTCATAATTGTTGTTGTAGCAG GCATGCATTACAGAGATGAAGGACGCATGATTAAAACACGTGTTGAAAAGAAGAGTTTCAATTCTAATGAGTTAAATGTTCGCTATTGCTTCAAA TTTGTGCTTGACAAGGAGAGAAGAGGAGATTATCTTGGAAAGACCGTGCAG GTAGTTCCACACATTACTGATGCCATCCAAGAATGGATAGAGCGTGTAGCCATTATACCAGTGGACGGAAAAGAAGGTCCAGCTGATGTTTGTGTAATTGAATTAGGAGGAACTATAG GGGATATTGAATCAATGCCTTTTATTGAAGCACTTGGACAGTTTTCGTACCGTGTAG GAACTGGCAATTTCTGCTTGATCCATGTCAGCCTTGTGCCTGTTATCAATGTCGTTGGTGAGCag AAAACAAAGCCAACCCAGCATAGTGTTCGGGGTTAA